The following proteins are co-located in the Flavobacterium sp. CECT 9288 genome:
- a CDS encoding Cof-type HAD-IIB family hydrolase — protein sequence MKYKMLVLDMDDTLLTDDHTISEENRKMIARAQDLGVEVVLASGRPTPAMTQFAHELKNNFMISFNGAVVSDLNTSEILFEKSLTKEQIHILHEYSLKSNTHIITYINDVIISETHSEFIEVERSITGLEHHLVPDFKAAVTTNAVKCILLEEPSYLKEVEKDLKNAMPDLSVSMSKPFFLEVAPNGIDKAASIAFLAKKLAIDQSEIIAVGNAGNDLSMIQYAGLGVWVDNVTPELRMYGDEIVASNNNHGVAEVIERFILNGN from the coding sequence ATGAAATACAAAATGCTTGTCCTAGACATGGACGATACCTTGTTGACGGATGATCATACCATTTCTGAAGAGAATAGAAAAATGATTGCTAGGGCGCAAGATTTAGGCGTTGAGGTAGTTTTAGCATCAGGTAGACCTACACCAGCCATGACGCAATTTGCTCATGAGCTGAAAAATAATTTCATGATTTCTTTTAATGGAGCAGTAGTCTCTGATTTGAATACTAGTGAAATTCTTTTTGAAAAATCTTTGACCAAAGAGCAAATTCATATACTCCATGAATACAGTTTAAAAAGTAATACCCACATCATTACCTATATTAATGATGTCATTATTAGCGAGACTCACTCAGAGTTTATTGAGGTAGAACGAAGTATTACAGGCCTTGAACATCATTTAGTACCTGATTTTAAAGCTGCTGTTACTACTAATGCAGTAAAATGTATCTTGCTGGAAGAACCTTCTTACTTAAAAGAAGTGGAAAAAGATCTAAAAAACGCTATGCCAGATTTAAGTGTTTCCATGTCTAAACCATTTTTTCTAGAAGTAGCACCAAACGGAATTGATAAAGCAGCAAGTATTGCTTTTTTAGCCAAAAAATTAGCAATTGATCAAAGCGAAATCATTGCTGTGGGGAATGCAGGAAATGATTTATCAATGATTCAATATGCTGGACTTGGCGTGTGGGTAGATAATGTTACACCAGAGTTACGCATGTACGGAGATGAAATTGTGGCATCAAATAACAATCATGGTGTTGCCGAAGTTATTGAACGTTTTATTTTGAACGGAAACTAA
- a CDS encoding putative signal transducing protein — MGLMKVFSGSEILAQALQERLETAGVETLKKDNIQSSRLGGFGGSDLAVELFIQETDFAKANPVIEDFRMNI; from the coding sequence ATGGGATTAATGAAAGTCTTTTCAGGAAGTGAAATTTTGGCGCAAGCCTTACAAGAAAGATTAGAAACAGCGGGTGTTGAAACCTTAAAAAAGGACAACATTCAATCTTCACGTTTGGGAGGTTTTGGCGGTAGTGATTTAGCAGTAGAACTTTTTATTCAAGAAACTGATTTTGCTAAAGCCAATCCAGTTATTGAAGATTTTAGAATGAATATCTAA
- a CDS encoding DEAD/DEAH box helicase, translating to MKLKKLNETLQQNLIDNGFLEANDIQKETFGTLKSGSDAIIVAPAGSGKSTTIVINVIQRLVGSVEESPRALIIVSDKEKVVEMVAQFEKLAKYTDLEIYGVHDKGDMDYDKNYISTGIDVLIGTPNKLSEMFSSAGYNVNRLKMFILDDADPILKLRHETKIMRISNSIDKTQRIIFTEQFTERIEIMTERMLIEPFEFDFYEYEDEDEEDEDEESEENEEENNDDN from the coding sequence ATGAAATTAAAAAAATTAAACGAGACGCTGCAACAAAACTTAATTGACAACGGGTTCTTAGAGGCGAATGATATTCAGAAAGAGACTTTTGGTACTTTAAAAAGTGGTTCCGACGCTATTATTGTAGCACCAGCGGGCAGCGGAAAATCAACTACAATTGTGATCAATGTGATTCAACGCTTGGTTGGCTCTGTTGAGGAGTCGCCACGTGCTTTAATCATTGTATCGGATAAAGAGAAAGTGGTTGAGATGGTAGCGCAGTTTGAAAAATTGGCCAAATACACGGACCTAGAAATATATGGTGTGCATGACAAAGGCGATATGGATTATGATAAAAATTACATTTCAACCGGTATTGATGTTTTGATTGGGACGCCTAATAAATTGAGTGAAATGTTTTCATCGGCGGGCTACAACGTGAACCGATTGAAAATGTTTATTCTAGACGATGCTGATCCTATTTTGAAATTGCGTCATGAAACCAAAATCATGCGAATCTCGAATAGTATTGACAAAACCCAACGCATTATTTTCACCGAGCAGTTCACAGAACGAATTGAAATCATGACCGAGAGAATGTTGATTGAGCCTTTTGAATTTGATTTTTATGAATACGAAGATGAGGATGAAGAGGACGAAGATGAAGAATCTGAAGAAAACGAGGAAGAAAATAATGATGATAATTAA
- a CDS encoding sigma-54 dependent transcriptional regulator has translation MSKILIIEDEAAIRRVLSKILSEENDSYQVEEAEDGAVGLEKIKTTDYDLVLCDIKMPKMDGVEVLEAVKKIKPEIPMVMISGHGDMETAINTMRLGAFDYISKPPDLNRLLNTVRNALDKKQLVVENKILKKKVSKNYEMIGESDPINHIKIMIDKVAQTEARVLITGPNGTGKELVAHQLHEKSERANFPLIEVNCAAIPSELIESELFGHVKGAFTSAVKDRAGKFEAADKGTIFLDEIGDMSLSAQAKVLRALQESMITRVGADKDIKVDVRVVAATNKDLKVEIAEGRFREDLYHRLAVILIKIPALNDRRDDIPLLIKHFTDKIASEQGNTVKKFSAAAIKLLQEYDWTGNIRELRNVVERLIILGGSEISENDVKLFASK, from the coding sequence ATGTCAAAAATACTTATCATTGAGGATGAGGCAGCCATTAGAAGAGTGCTCTCAAAAATCCTATCAGAAGAAAATGATAGCTACCAAGTAGAGGAGGCAGAGGATGGTGCAGTGGGTTTGGAAAAAATTAAAACCACCGATTATGACCTGGTTCTATGCGATATAAAAATGCCAAAAATGGATGGTGTTGAAGTGCTAGAAGCAGTCAAAAAAATCAAACCAGAAATCCCAATGGTTATGATATCCGGGCATGGTGACATGGAAACAGCTATCAATACCATGCGTTTAGGAGCTTTTGATTACATTTCTAAACCACCTGATTTAAACCGATTATTGAATACGGTTCGAAATGCTTTGGACAAAAAACAACTCGTAGTTGAGAATAAAATCCTAAAGAAAAAAGTCAGCAAGAATTATGAAATGATTGGTGAGAGTGATCCCATTAATCATATTAAAATCATGATTGATAAAGTAGCTCAAACCGAGGCAAGAGTATTGATTACAGGACCTAACGGTACCGGAAAAGAATTAGTAGCGCATCAATTGCATGAAAAAAGCGAACGTGCAAACTTTCCTTTAATCGAAGTAAATTGTGCTGCAATCCCTTCTGAATTGATAGAAAGTGAATTATTTGGTCATGTAAAAGGAGCTTTTACATCAGCAGTAAAAGACCGTGCAGGAAAATTTGAAGCGGCAGATAAAGGAACTATTTTCTTAGATGAAATTGGTGACATGAGCCTTTCGGCGCAAGCCAAAGTTTTAAGAGCGCTACAAGAAAGTATGATTACTCGTGTAGGAGCAGATAAAGACATAAAAGTTGATGTAAGAGTAGTTGCTGCTACAAATAAGGATTTAAAAGTTGAAATTGCCGAAGGACGTTTTAGAGAGGATTTATACCACAGACTGGCTGTAATCCTTATAAAAATACCAGCTCTTAATGACAGGCGTGATGATATTCCACTGTTGATCAAGCATTTTACTGATAAAATAGCCTCTGAGCAAGGAAATACGGTAAAGAAATTTTCGGCTGCTGCAATTAAACTTTTACAAGAATACGATTGGACGGGGAATATTAGGGAATTACGCAATGTTGTGGAACGCTTGATTATCCTTGGCGGAAGCGAGATTTCAGAGAATGATGTGAAGTTATTTGCATCAAAATAA
- a CDS encoding ABC transporter permease: MSIITLIIKREFITKVRNKSFIVMTFLSPLLFVAIAVFVAYLSSMKPDTKRIAIHDKSGLFVQEFLNKNSKKATYDYQDLTAVDLNFLKDSISAEAYEGIIYIPKVQDTKLLENKIQYISNDSPGIAFIENMQDVVANKLTKANLVQAKLDTLAIKKAQAKVVINITKASGEESLKGLNEIKIGIGGAFGYLIMMFIIIYGNMVMRSVIEEKTSRIVEIIISSVKPFQLMMGKIIGTALAGLLQFFIWACLGFLLLFSVSLFFGVNIGPVSGAQDVLSAQPEMSSSAALYIKELWNLPIAGILAGFVVYFIGGYLLYSSFYAAIGAAVDNQTDSQQFLMPIIMPLILSVYVGFFTVINDPHGTVAVVFSMIPLTSPIVMLMRIPFGVPLWQIAISVTLLFASFLSVVWFAGKIYRIGILMYGKKPTWKELYRWLK, encoded by the coding sequence ATGTCAATAATTACATTAATCATCAAGCGAGAGTTTATTACCAAGGTACGCAACAAGTCCTTTATTGTAATGACTTTTTTAAGTCCATTGCTATTTGTGGCCATTGCAGTTTTTGTAGCGTACTTGAGCAGTATGAAACCAGATACAAAGCGTATTGCCATACATGATAAATCGGGATTGTTTGTACAAGAATTTTTAAATAAAAACAGTAAAAAAGCCACGTATGACTATCAAGATTTAACAGCTGTTGATTTAAATTTTTTAAAAGATAGTATCAGTGCTGAGGCATACGAAGGAATTATTTATATCCCAAAAGTTCAGGATACCAAACTGTTAGAAAATAAAATTCAATACATATCAAATGATAGCCCAGGCATTGCATTTATTGAAAACATGCAAGATGTTGTGGCTAATAAGTTGACAAAGGCAAATTTAGTACAAGCTAAACTCGATACACTTGCCATCAAAAAAGCACAGGCAAAAGTTGTTATTAACATTACAAAAGCATCTGGAGAAGAGAGTCTCAAAGGCTTAAACGAAATTAAAATTGGAATAGGAGGAGCATTTGGTTACCTTATCATGATGTTTATTATCATTTATGGCAACATGGTCATGCGTAGCGTAATAGAGGAAAAAACAAGCAGAATTGTAGAAATTATTATCTCCTCTGTCAAACCATTTCAATTAATGATGGGGAAAATTATAGGGACAGCTCTGGCAGGATTGCTACAATTTTTTATTTGGGCGTGTTTAGGGTTTTTATTGCTTTTCTCTGTGTCACTATTTTTTGGAGTTAATATAGGACCTGTTTCTGGTGCTCAAGATGTACTTTCGGCACAGCCAGAAATGAGTAGTTCAGCCGCACTTTATATCAAGGAATTATGGAACTTGCCTATTGCAGGTATACTAGCGGGTTTTGTAGTTTATTTTATAGGAGGATATTTGTTATACAGCTCTTTCTATGCCGCAATAGGAGCCGCAGTAGACAATCAAACCGATTCTCAACAGTTTTTAATGCCCATCATTATGCCGCTTATACTCAGCGTATATGTAGGTTTCTTTACTGTTATCAATGATCCACACGGTACAGTGGCAGTAGTTTTTTCAATGATTCCGCTTACTTCGCCCATAGTTATGCTCATGAGAATTCCCTTTGGCGTACCTTTGTGGCAAATAGCCATATCAGTAACGTTACTTTTTGCTTCTTTTTTATCCGTAGTTTGGTTTGCTGGTAAAATTTACCGAATCGGAATTTTAATGTATGGTAAAAAACCAACATGGAAAGAGTTGTATCGATGGTTGAAATAG
- a CDS encoding ABC transporter ATP-binding protein, whose protein sequence is MSTILEINQVVKQYGDYKALNAVSLNIPKGSIYGLLGPNGAGKTSLIRIINQITMPDSGTVIFDGEKLQPKHVQHIGYLPEERGLYNTMKVGEQCLYLAQMKGLSKAEAKIQLEYWFDRLGIQGWWNKKIQELSKGMAQKIQFVVCVLHKPKLLIFDEPFSGFDPVNAIIIKDEILALRDQGATIIFSTHRMESVEEMCDHIALIHKSNKLIEGKLNDVKRQFKTNTFEVGILSDKPEALMQALSQNFSTNPAQFKSLNNEFKLDIQLGNASPNELLNSLTPFGQITHFVEKIPSVNDIFIQTVSGS, encoded by the coding sequence ATGAGTACTATTCTTGAAATCAATCAAGTTGTAAAACAATACGGCGATTATAAGGCACTTAATGCAGTATCGCTCAATATACCTAAAGGCAGTATTTACGGACTCTTGGGGCCAAATGGAGCTGGTAAAACTTCACTAATTCGAATTATCAATCAAATTACAATGCCTGATAGTGGCACTGTAATTTTTGATGGGGAAAAATTACAACCCAAGCATGTACAACACATAGGATATTTACCAGAGGAAAGAGGCTTGTACAACACTATGAAAGTAGGAGAGCAATGCCTTTATCTAGCACAAATGAAAGGTCTTTCAAAGGCTGAGGCCAAAATACAATTGGAATATTGGTTTGATAGACTAGGTATTCAAGGCTGGTGGAATAAAAAGATTCAAGAACTTTCTAAAGGGATGGCTCAAAAAATTCAATTTGTTGTTTGTGTGTTGCATAAACCCAAATTACTCATTTTTGACGAACCTTTTTCAGGTTTTGACCCTGTGAATGCCATCATTATCAAAGATGAAATTCTAGCTCTGAGAGATCAAGGTGCAACAATAATTTTCTCTACCCACCGTATGGAAAGTGTGGAGGAAATGTGCGATCATATTGCATTGATTCACAAATCAAATAAATTAATTGAAGGGAAGCTAAATGATGTCAAGAGGCAATTTAAAACCAATACTTTTGAAGTAGGCATACTTTCGGATAAGCCCGAAGCTTTAATGCAAGCGCTATCTCAAAACTTTAGCACAAATCCTGCTCAATTTAAATCGTTAAATAATGAGTTTAAATTAGACATTCAATTAGGGAATGCATCACCAAATGAGTTGCTGAACAGCTTAACTCCTTTTGGTCAAATCACACATTTTGTAGAAAAAATCCCGAGTGTGAATGATATTTTCATTCAAACCGTTAGCGGTTCTTAA
- the dnaJ gene encoding molecular chaperone DnaJ yields the protein MKKDFYEILGITKSATAAEIKKAYRKSALQHHPDKNPGDKAAEEKFKLAAEAYEVLSDPQKKAKYDQYGHQAFDGSGGFGGGGHGGMNMDDIFSQFGDIFGGGFGGFGGGGGGGVRRAKGSNLRIKVKLTLEEIANGVEKKVKVKRKVQAPGVSYKTCSTCNGQGQVMRVTNTILGRMQSATTCSSCNGSGQILDKKPSEADSQGMILEDETVSIKIPAGVVDGMQLKVSNKGNDAPGNSIPGDLIVAIEELEHDFLKREGENLHYDLYISFAEAVLGISKDIEAVNGKVRIKLEEGIQSGKILRLKGKGIPSINGYGNGDLLVHVNVWTPKTLNKEQKQFFEKNLTDDNFIPNPEKSDKSFFEKVKDMFS from the coding sequence ATGAAAAAAGATTTTTACGAAATATTAGGCATTACTAAAAGTGCAACTGCTGCAGAAATAAAAAAAGCATACAGAAAAAGTGCCTTGCAACATCACCCGGATAAAAATCCAGGAGATAAAGCAGCCGAAGAGAAATTTAAGTTAGCGGCAGAAGCTTATGAAGTATTGAGTGATCCACAAAAAAAGGCAAAATACGATCAGTACGGTCATCAAGCATTTGATGGTTCAGGCGGTTTTGGCGGAGGTGGTCATGGCGGCATGAACATGGATGATATTTTCAGTCAGTTTGGAGATATTTTTGGAGGTGGTTTTGGTGGTTTTGGTGGCGGCGGTGGCGGCGGAGTTCGTCGTGCTAAAGGAAGCAACCTGCGCATAAAAGTGAAACTTACTCTTGAAGAAATTGCAAACGGTGTTGAAAAGAAGGTTAAAGTAAAAAGGAAAGTTCAAGCCCCAGGCGTTTCGTATAAAACGTGCTCTACTTGTAATGGTCAAGGTCAGGTCATGAGAGTTACGAACACTATTTTGGGTAGAATGCAATCTGCTACAACGTGTTCTTCTTGTAACGGTTCTGGTCAAATATTAGATAAAAAACCATCTGAAGCAGATTCACAAGGAATGATTCTTGAAGACGAAACCGTTTCTATAAAAATACCAGCCGGTGTAGTTGATGGCATGCAGTTAAAAGTTTCTAATAAAGGAAACGATGCGCCAGGAAACAGTATTCCAGGTGACTTGATTGTTGCTATTGAGGAACTAGAGCATGATTTCTTGAAACGTGAAGGTGAAAACTTGCACTATGATTTATACATCAGTTTTGCTGAGGCTGTTCTTGGGATTTCAAAAGATATTGAAGCCGTAAACGGAAAAGTAAGAATCAAATTAGAGGAAGGAATTCAATCTGGTAAAATTTTAAGGTTAAAAGGTAAAGGGATACCAAGTATCAATGGTTACGGGAATGGTGATTTATTGGTTCATGTGAACGTATGGACTCCAAAAACATTGAACAAAGAACAAAAACAGTTTTTTGAGAAGAATTTAACCGATGATAATTTTATTCCAAATCCTGAGAAATCAGATAAGTCATTTTTTGAAAAAGTAAAAGACATGTTCTCTTAA
- a CDS encoding nucleotide exchange factor GrpE, with amino-acid sequence MKFKNIFKNKSTMTTENTEIDQELQDATLENNANEEQVIVEELSVEEQLTQDLAKEKDKYLRLFAEFENYKRRTTKERIELFKTANQEVLLAMLPVLDDFDRAIIEINKSEDELLTKGVELIHEKLKNTLVGKGLEQVEVKAGDAFDADFAEAITQIPAPSDSMKGKIVDVLEKGYKLGDKIIRFPKVVIGQ; translated from the coding sequence ATGAAGTTTAAGAATATTTTTAAAAATAAGAGCACTATGACCACTGAAAATACAGAAATCGATCAAGAATTACAGGACGCAACATTAGAAAATAATGCAAATGAAGAGCAGGTTATTGTTGAGGAATTAAGTGTCGAGGAACAATTAACACAAGATTTAGCAAAAGAAAAAGATAAATACCTAAGGTTGTTTGCAGAGTTTGAAAATTACAAAAGAAGAACAACTAAGGAACGTATTGAGCTGTTTAAAACAGCAAATCAAGAAGTGTTACTTGCTATGTTACCTGTTTTAGATGATTTTGATAGAGCGATTATTGAAATTAATAAATCAGAGGATGAATTGCTTACTAAAGGTGTTGAACTTATTCATGAAAAACTAAAAAATACACTTGTAGGTAAAGGATTAGAGCAAGTTGAGGTTAAGGCAGGAGACGCATTTGATGCTGATTTCGCCGAAGCTATTACGCAAATTCCAGCTCCATCAGACAGTATGAAAGGTAAAATTGTGGATGTGCTAGAAAAAGGATACAAACTTGGAGATAAGATTATTCGTTTTCCAAAAGTGGTAATCGGTCAATAA
- the hisS gene encoding histidine--tRNA ligase, whose product MASKPSIPKGTRDFSPADVAKRNYIIQIIKSNFEKFGFQPIETPSFENSETLMGKYGEEGDRLIFKILNSGDYLSKANESHLESKDSTKLTSSISEKALRYDLTVPFARYVVQHQNDIEFPFKRYQIQPVWRADRPQKGRFREFYQCDADVVGSKSLWQEVELVQLYDTVFTALGLHGVTIKINNRKILSGIAAVIGASDKLIDFTVALDKLDKIGEDGVKKEMIEKGIPEEALSKVQPLFNFTGTITEKIEKLSVLLQDSEEGMKGVEELRFICETVSKLGLSTAVLDLDVTLARGLNYYTGAIFEVAPPKTVAMGSIGGGGRYDDLTGIFGLKNMSGVGISFGLDRIYLVVEELKLFPETVAATSKALFINYGNDEAFYAMQAIKELREAGIKVELYPDAVKVAKQFQHADKRGIPFAIIAGEQELESKTFALKNLLSGEQQVLDLEGLKNHLLLN is encoded by the coding sequence ATGGCATCAAAACCTAGCATACCAAAAGGAACCCGAGATTTTTCGCCAGCAGATGTGGCCAAAAGAAATTATATCATTCAAATCATTAAAAGCAATTTCGAGAAATTTGGCTTTCAACCCATAGAAACGCCATCGTTTGAAAACTCTGAAACCTTAATGGGTAAGTACGGAGAAGAAGGCGATCGATTGATTTTTAAAATATTAAATTCTGGAGACTATCTTTCTAAAGCCAACGAAAGTCATCTAGAAAGTAAAGACAGTACAAAATTAACGTCAAGCATTTCAGAGAAAGCCTTGCGTTATGATTTGACGGTACCTTTTGCACGTTACGTGGTGCAACATCAAAACGATATTGAATTTCCGTTTAAGCGCTATCAAATTCAACCCGTTTGGAGAGCTGATCGACCTCAAAAAGGACGTTTTAGAGAGTTTTATCAATGTGATGCCGATGTTGTTGGGTCAAAATCTTTGTGGCAAGAAGTAGAATTGGTTCAATTGTATGACACCGTTTTTACAGCATTAGGTTTACATGGCGTTACCATCAAAATCAATAATAGAAAAATTTTATCTGGAATTGCAGCCGTAATTGGAGCCTCTGACAAGCTTATAGATTTCACAGTAGCTCTTGACAAACTAGACAAAATAGGCGAGGACGGAGTCAAGAAAGAAATGATAGAAAAAGGAATTCCAGAGGAAGCCCTGTCAAAAGTTCAGCCTCTGTTTAATTTCACGGGTACTATCACTGAGAAAATCGAGAAGCTTTCTGTTTTATTACAAGACTCAGAAGAGGGTATGAAAGGTGTGGAAGAGTTGCGTTTTATTTGTGAAACGGTTTCAAAACTAGGGCTGTCAACAGCTGTTTTAGATCTAGATGTTACATTAGCAAGAGGTTTAAATTATTACACAGGCGCTATTTTTGAAGTAGCACCACCAAAAACTGTTGCCATGGGATCCATCGGTGGCGGAGGACGTTATGATGATTTAACGGGTATTTTTGGTTTAAAAAACATGAGTGGTGTGGGAATATCTTTTGGTCTTGACCGCATTTATTTGGTGGTAGAAGAGCTAAAGTTGTTTCCAGAAACAGTAGCAGCAACATCTAAAGCTTTGTTTATCAATTACGGAAATGACGAGGCATTTTATGCCATGCAAGCCATAAAGGAGCTTAGGGAAGCGGGTATAAAAGTAGAGTTGTATCCAGATGCTGTAAAAGTGGCAAAGCAGTTTCAGCATGCTGACAAGCGCGGAATACCATTTGCAATTATTGCAGGAGAACAAGAATTAGAATCTAAAACATTTGCTCTTAAAAATTTACTTTCAGGAGAACAACAGGTTCTCGATTTAGAAGGATTAAAAAACCATTTGTTACTAAACTAA
- a CDS encoding ABC transporter permease, whose translation MMLKLFKENVRIASGSIRTQLLRTVLTVMIIAIGITALVSILTVVSALENTISSDFASMGANTFNIKQYENTVRRQGREEREIINPIISYPEAVAFKNKYNYPLTETSLSFIATARAEVKFESNKTDPENSVVGVDEYFMTNSGLETSSGRNFTRFDIDNNAYVCVVGSDFEKGLFKDVNPIDKVLSIRGAKFRVIGVLKEKGSTFGNSQDLRILIPIQVARSLFTAPNINYTVSVMVNKKEVLEQALDNATSVMRRVRKLSPIKDNNFGIVRSDDLINRILGITQYLGLASWLIGIITVLGSSIALMNIMIVSVTERTREIGVRKALGAKKTTIAIQFFIETLLIGQMGGLVGIVMGILIGFGIATAMDFAFVIPWGAIMAAFITSFIVAIASGLYPAIKAAVLDPIEALRYE comes from the coding sequence ATGATGTTAAAATTATTTAAAGAAAATGTTCGAATTGCGTCTGGTTCTATTAGAACGCAATTGCTGCGAACGGTTCTTACGGTGATGATTATCGCCATAGGAATCACGGCTTTAGTGAGTATTCTTACGGTTGTATCTGCACTGGAGAATACTATTTCCTCTGATTTTGCTTCTATGGGTGCCAACACCTTTAATATAAAGCAATATGAAAACACCGTAAGAAGACAGGGCCGAGAAGAACGTGAAATAATCAATCCTATTATTTCATATCCCGAAGCGGTGGCTTTTAAAAACAAATACAACTATCCACTAACCGAAACCTCGCTGTCCTTTATTGCTACAGCTAGAGCCGAGGTTAAATTTGAATCTAATAAAACCGATCCTGAAAACTCTGTTGTAGGTGTTGATGAATACTTTATGACAAACTCTGGTCTTGAAACCAGTTCTGGCAGGAATTTTACTCGTTTTGATATTGACAATAATGCGTATGTGTGCGTTGTAGGTTCTGATTTTGAAAAAGGACTTTTTAAAGATGTCAATCCTATAGATAAGGTACTTTCTATACGTGGGGCAAAATTTAGAGTTATTGGGGTGTTAAAAGAAAAAGGTTCTACTTTTGGGAACAGTCAAGATTTAAGAATTCTAATTCCTATTCAAGTAGCACGTTCCCTCTTTACAGCGCCTAACATTAATTATACCGTAAGTGTTATGGTTAATAAAAAAGAAGTGTTAGAGCAAGCGCTCGACAACGCAACGAGCGTGATGCGTAGGGTTAGAAAACTGAGTCCTATAAAAGATAATAATTTTGGAATTGTACGAAGTGATGATTTAATTAATCGAATTCTAGGAATTACACAATACCTAGGACTAGCCTCATGGCTTATTGGAATTATTACTGTTTTAGGTTCTTCTATTGCATTGATGAACATTATGATCGTATCGGTAACAGAGAGAACTCGAGAAATTGGGGTAAGAAAAGCTCTTGGTGCCAAAAAAACAACCATCGCCATTCAATTCTTCATTGAAACCCTACTTATAGGTCAAATGGGTGGCTTAGTAGGAATTGTAATGGGAATCCTAATTGGTTTTGGAATAGCAACTGCCATGGATTTTGCTTTTGTGATTCCGTGGGGTGCAATAATGGCAGCTTTTATCACCAGTTTTATAGTAGCCATTGCATCAGGTTTATATCCAGCCATTAAAGCTGCTGTTTTAGATCCTATTGAGGCATTGCGATACGAGTAA
- the prmC gene encoding peptide chain release factor N(5)-glutamine methyltransferase, which yields MKIKEYRKQFIQDLTALYGEDEAESFFYLILENQQQLKRIDLALQPDLILSTDALKVWDQFLQQLKNEIPVQYVLGSTSFFGLDFEVNTNVLIPRPETEELVEWILNSLQSTVTNQKVKIIDIGTGSGCIAISLAKNIPHAHVTALDVSVDALVTAQKNAQNNQVTVAFKNQNILETYDLQEQFDVIVSNPPYVRNLEKVEIKKNVLDYEPHLALFVENDNALIFYKKIAELAQKNLKPNGFLFFEINQYLGKETVDLLENLNFKNIELRKDIYGNDRMIRCNYSKLD from the coding sequence ATGAAAATAAAAGAATACAGAAAGCAATTTATACAAGATTTAACGGCTCTTTATGGTGAAGATGAAGCCGAAAGTTTCTTTTATTTGATTTTAGAAAACCAACAGCAATTAAAAAGAATCGATTTAGCTTTACAACCGGATTTGATTCTTTCAACTGATGCACTTAAAGTTTGGGATCAATTTTTACAGCAATTAAAAAACGAAATCCCGGTGCAATATGTTTTGGGGAGTACTAGTTTTTTTGGATTGGATTTTGAGGTTAATACTAATGTTTTAATTCCAAGACCCGAGACGGAAGAATTGGTTGAATGGATTCTGAATAGTTTGCAATCTACTGTTACTAATCAAAAAGTAAAAATTATTGATATAGGAACGGGTAGCGGCTGTATTGCAATTTCTTTAGCAAAAAATATTCCGCACGCTCATGTTACGGCTCTTGACGTATCTGTTGATGCCTTGGTAACAGCCCAAAAAAATGCACAAAATAACCAAGTCACTGTTGCTTTTAAAAACCAAAACATTTTAGAAACGTATGATTTACAAGAGCAGTTTGATGTAATTGTTTCTAATCCGCCATACGTTCGCAATCTTGAAAAAGTAGAGATTAAGAAAAACGTTTTGGATTACGAGCCGCATCTGGCGCTTTTTGTAGAAAATGACAATGCGTTGATTTTTTACAAGAAAATAGCCGAATTGGCGCAGAAAAATCTGAAACCAAATGGCTTTCTTTTTTTTGAAATCAATCAGTATTTAGGTAAGGAAACGGTGGATTTACTTGAAAACTTGAATTTTAAAAATATCGAATTAAGAAAAGATATCTACGGGAATGACAGAATGATACGGTGTAATTACAGTAAACTAGACTAG